The following are encoded in a window of Salinibacter ruber DSM 13855 genomic DNA:
- a CDS encoding spore maturation protein produces MLETIRSVVGVLSAFVLPALLVGFPLYGLIKGVRVYEVFVEGAKEGFDVAVTIIPYLIAILFAIGMFRASGAMDYLVNVLDPVLGVIGVPAEVLPMGIVRPLTGSGSAGLVADMINQYGEDSLVVKMAATMFGSTETTFYVIAVYFGAVNIRDTRHAVPAGLFADFVGFLASVYMVQLLFG; encoded by the coding sequence ATGCTTGAAACCATCCGCTCTGTCGTTGGCGTGCTGTCGGCCTTCGTGCTGCCGGCCCTGCTCGTCGGCTTTCCCCTGTACGGCCTCATCAAGGGCGTCCGGGTCTACGAGGTATTCGTCGAGGGCGCCAAGGAGGGCTTCGACGTCGCCGTGACCATCATTCCGTACCTGATCGCCATCCTCTTCGCCATCGGGATGTTTCGGGCCTCGGGCGCCATGGACTACCTGGTGAACGTGCTCGACCCCGTGCTGGGCGTCATCGGGGTGCCCGCCGAGGTCCTTCCAATGGGCATCGTGCGCCCCCTCACGGGCTCCGGCTCCGCGGGCCTCGTGGCCGACATGATCAACCAGTACGGCGAGGACTCCCTCGTGGTGAAGATGGCCGCGACCATGTTCGGCTCCACCGAGACCACCTTCTACGTCATTGCGGTCTACTTTGGCGCCGTCAACATCCGGGATACGCGCCACGCCGTCCCCGCCGGCCTCTTCGCCGATTTCGTCGGCTTCCTCGCGTCGGTGTACATGGTGCAGTTGCTGTTCGGATAG
- a CDS encoding deoxyribodipyrimidine photo-lyase gives MSLLPDRIQPLNDKGVQEGARYVLYWMEQSQRAQHNPALERALHHASETGLPLLVVCGVTDDFPEATLRHHTFLLEGLQETKQRLADRGLKLVVREGAPDDVALAHAGAAAVLVTDRGYLRHQKQWRARVAEEAPCRVEQVEGDVVVPVETVTDKAEYAARTIRPKIHEHLERCLQLPEPVPVETPSLDLDIDSGRSLDDIAAVTDQMDLDRGVGAVSDLYPGGVSEAEAILDDFLAEHLDGYDENRNQIHSHAVSHMSKYLHYGQISPVWLAQQVRRAEGPESDIESYIEELVVRRELTMNHVHFRPDTYDSYTCLPEWARESLAEHADDEREYVYSLDELEGGTTHDPYWNAAMKEMRETGYMHNYMRMYWGKKILEWSPDPKTAYDRTLRLNNRYFLDGRDPNSFANVAWVFGLHDRGWKERPVYGKVRYMSQGGLDRKADPDAYVEKVDRLATVAQSA, from the coding sequence ATGAGCCTTCTTCCTGACCGCATCCAGCCGCTAAACGACAAGGGTGTTCAGGAGGGCGCCCGGTACGTTCTGTACTGGATGGAGCAGTCGCAGCGGGCCCAGCACAATCCCGCCCTGGAACGGGCCCTCCACCATGCCAGCGAGACGGGCCTGCCCCTGCTGGTTGTGTGCGGCGTCACGGACGATTTTCCGGAGGCGACCCTTCGGCACCACACCTTTCTGCTGGAGGGCCTCCAAGAAACAAAACAACGCCTCGCCGACCGCGGGCTCAAACTGGTCGTGCGTGAAGGGGCGCCGGACGACGTGGCGCTCGCGCACGCCGGGGCGGCCGCGGTCCTGGTTACCGACCGCGGGTATCTCCGTCACCAAAAGCAGTGGCGGGCCCGCGTGGCGGAGGAGGCCCCCTGTCGGGTGGAGCAGGTGGAGGGCGACGTGGTGGTGCCGGTCGAGACGGTCACCGACAAGGCGGAGTACGCCGCCCGGACCATCCGGCCGAAGATCCACGAGCACCTGGAGCGGTGTCTACAGCTGCCGGAGCCGGTGCCCGTGGAGACCCCCTCCCTCGACCTGGACATCGATTCAGGACGCTCGCTCGACGACATCGCGGCCGTCACGGACCAGATGGATCTCGACCGGGGCGTGGGGGCGGTTTCCGATCTGTATCCGGGCGGCGTTTCCGAGGCCGAGGCCATCCTGGACGATTTCCTCGCGGAGCATCTGGACGGGTACGACGAGAACCGCAACCAAATCCACTCCCACGCGGTCTCGCACATGAGCAAGTACCTCCACTACGGGCAAATCTCGCCCGTGTGGCTGGCCCAGCAGGTGCGCCGGGCCGAGGGCCCGGAGTCGGACATCGAATCCTACATCGAAGAGCTCGTGGTTCGGCGCGAGCTGACGATGAACCACGTCCACTTCCGGCCCGACACCTACGACTCGTACACGTGCCTGCCGGAGTGGGCCCGCGAAAGCCTGGCCGAACACGCCGACGACGAGCGTGAGTACGTCTACAGCCTGGACGAGCTGGAAGGAGGGACCACCCACGACCCGTACTGGAACGCGGCAATGAAAGAAATGCGGGAGACCGGCTACATGCACAACTACATGCGCATGTACTGGGGCAAGAAGATTTTGGAATGGTCCCCCGACCCGAAGACGGCCTACGACCGCACGCTTCGGCTCAACAACCGGTACTTCCTCGACGGACGTGATCCCAACTCCTTCGCCAACGTGGCGTGGGTATTCGGGCTTCACGACCGCGGCTGGAAGGAACGGCCCGTGTACGGAAAGGTGCGGTACATGAGCCAGGGCGGCCTGGATCGGAAGGCCGATCCGGACGCCTATGTTGAGAAGGTAGACCGTCTTGCGACGGTCGCGCAATCTGCGTAG
- the dacB gene encoding D-alanyl-D-alanine carboxypeptidase/D-alanyl-D-alanine endopeptidase: protein MSRFDRQLGGRMGLLAGLLMLVVGAGKTAVAQPATEPQSTRAYIRSVVTDTIEAAPYTGALWGIEVTNLETGERLFQHNPDHLFTPASNAKLLTAAAALRRLGPSYRYNTRLYVDGPVRNGVLRGNLIVRGSGDPTLGGYAQRDDPTAVFRDWADSLRAAGITRIEGDILGDDNPFSDVPLGDGWSWNDVPYAYAAEINGLVFNGNTIDLEVRGRQVGAPGRVTWSPFETDFVRVRNQSRTVPRDSTSDEDYERPFSENTFTVRSRIHPNEVQEETLTITEPTKYFTHTLRSVLLREGISVGGQGRDVDDSPLTPRYEADSVRRVGTYRSPPLREVVQTMNHESQNLYAEQLLRTLAVVGPPDTTADDLTEGSAALGALAVRTELSEVGIDTSRVRVVDGSGLSRKNYVRPRAMTRLLVHMWSEAPSDRRAAFYDSLPMGGREGTLEYRFPRGAAARGEVRAKTGTLTGASALSGYVRTPRGTPLAFVIFCNHHLADAEDVRAAQDAIVNALAERPL, encoded by the coding sequence ATGTCGCGCTTCGATCGTCAGCTTGGGGGACGTATGGGGCTCCTTGCGGGGCTCTTGATGCTCGTCGTGGGGGCGGGGAAAACGGCCGTCGCCCAACCGGCCACCGAGCCGCAGTCGACCCGGGCGTACATCCGGTCCGTCGTCACCGACACGATCGAGGCCGCGCCGTACACGGGCGCACTCTGGGGCATTGAGGTGACCAACCTGGAGACGGGCGAGCGCCTGTTTCAACACAATCCGGACCACCTGTTCACGCCCGCATCCAACGCCAAGCTTCTGACCGCGGCCGCCGCCCTCCGCCGGTTGGGCCCCTCGTACCGGTACAACACGAGGCTTTACGTGGACGGGCCGGTGCGGAACGGCGTCCTGCGCGGGAACCTGATCGTGCGGGGGAGTGGGGACCCGACGCTGGGCGGCTACGCGCAGCGGGACGACCCCACGGCGGTCTTTCGGGACTGGGCGGATTCGCTGCGGGCGGCCGGCATCACGCGCATCGAAGGCGACATTCTGGGGGACGACAACCCGTTCAGCGACGTGCCGCTCGGGGACGGGTGGAGCTGGAACGACGTGCCCTACGCGTACGCCGCGGAGATCAACGGGCTCGTCTTCAACGGCAACACGATTGACCTGGAGGTGCGGGGCCGTCAGGTGGGGGCGCCCGGCCGCGTTACCTGGTCGCCCTTCGAGACCGATTTCGTTCGGGTCCGCAATCAGAGCCGAACGGTGCCCCGGGACTCGACGTCCGACGAGGACTACGAGCGCCCATTCTCGGAAAACACCTTCACGGTCCGTTCCCGAATCCATCCGAACGAGGTCCAGGAGGAGACCCTCACCATCACGGAGCCGACGAAATACTTCACCCACACGCTGCGGTCCGTCCTGCTCCGGGAGGGCATTTCGGTAGGGGGGCAGGGGCGGGACGTGGACGATTCGCCCCTCACGCCGCGCTACGAGGCCGACTCGGTGCGGCGGGTCGGGACGTACCGGTCGCCCCCGCTGCGGGAGGTCGTGCAGACGATGAACCACGAGAGCCAGAACCTTTACGCCGAGCAGCTCCTCCGCACGCTCGCAGTGGTGGGGCCGCCGGACACCACTGCCGACGACCTCACAGAGGGATCGGCGGCGCTGGGTGCCCTGGCCGTGCGCACGGAGCTATCGGAGGTGGGCATCGACACCAGTCGGGTGCGGGTCGTGGACGGCTCGGGCCTCTCGCGCAAGAACTACGTGCGGCCCCGTGCCATGACTCGGCTCCTCGTGCACATGTGGAGTGAGGCACCGTCCGACCGCCGTGCGGCGTTCTACGACTCGCTGCCGATGGGGGGACGGGAGGGCACCCTTGAGTACCGGTTCCCCCGAGGCGCCGCGGCCCGGGGCGAGGTGCGCGCCAAAACCGGCACGTTGACCGGGGCCAGTGCGCTCAGTGGATACGTACGTACCCCCCGCGGCACGCCGCTCGCCTTCGTGATCTTCTGCAATCACCACCTGGCCGACGCGGAGGACGTGCGGGCCGCCCAGGACGCCATCGTGAACGCGCTGGCCGAACGGCCCCTGTGA
- a CDS encoding M20 family peptidase, with the protein MPRMLPDWLPGPYLLIGTGLALGAVLAVVAVRTSQVESRQTETEPVAPAVAADAPRRLAEALKIRTITRRDPAKLDSAAFRDFYRHVAQAFPTVHTALDTTHVNGLSRLYTWRGSAPSLSPIVLMAHVDVVPIEDASAWTHPPFGGRIADGYVWGRGALDDKASAVGILEAIEALLNRGVTPRRTVHVALGHDEEVGGTRGGRALSERITAGDVSPALVVDEGGAITRGALPGLTDPLAVVGVAGKGFLSVALKADGPGGHSSVPPARTSIEGLNEALTRLRANPLPSRLTGVAGTMFDYLAPEVTLPMRTILANRWLTTPILRAVLNRRPATRAAIRTTTVPTRLDAGVKDNVIPTEARAVVNFRILPSQSVDEVVAHVRRVLDGLSVQVEPIRSTPPPSVSKIDTPAFRMMQRTIGQVTADSVVVAPYLLPGRTDSGYYADDSDAVYRFVPYQLGPDDRSRIHGANERIAVDDYRTVVQFYTQLIRNADRLPVAHTSGAEPDG; encoded by the coding sequence ATGCCCCGCATGCTCCCCGACTGGCTTCCAGGACCGTATCTCCTGATCGGCACCGGACTGGCGCTCGGAGCTGTGCTTGCCGTCGTCGCGGTCCGGACCAGCCAGGTCGAGTCGCGCCAGACAGAGACGGAGCCGGTGGCCCCGGCGGTCGCCGCCGATGCGCCCCGGCGGCTTGCCGAGGCCCTCAAGATCCGAACCATTACCCGGCGGGATCCTGCGAAGCTCGACTCGGCGGCGTTCCGAGACTTCTATCGGCACGTGGCCCAGGCCTTCCCGACCGTCCACACCGCCCTCGACACGACGCACGTCAACGGGCTGAGTCGCCTCTATACCTGGAGGGGAAGCGCCCCCTCTCTCTCGCCGATTGTACTCATGGCGCACGTCGACGTGGTGCCGATCGAAGACGCCTCGGCCTGGACGCACCCGCCGTTTGGGGGGCGGATCGCCGACGGATACGTGTGGGGGCGCGGGGCCCTGGACGACAAGGCGAGCGCCGTCGGCATCCTGGAGGCCATCGAGGCCCTGCTGAATCGGGGCGTAACGCCGCGGCGGACGGTGCACGTGGCGCTGGGGCACGACGAAGAGGTGGGCGGGACGCGGGGCGGGCGTGCCCTGTCCGAGCGAATTACGGCCGGAGACGTCTCCCCGGCACTGGTGGTGGATGAAGGAGGCGCCATCACGCGGGGCGCGCTCCCCGGCCTGACGGACCCCCTTGCAGTCGTAGGGGTGGCGGGCAAAGGGTTTTTGAGCGTGGCGCTCAAGGCCGACGGGCCGGGGGGGCACTCGTCCGTGCCGCCGGCTCGGACCAGCATCGAGGGGCTTAACGAGGCGCTGACCCGGTTGCGGGCCAACCCGCTGCCGTCCCGCCTCACGGGGGTGGCGGGCACCATGTTCGACTACCTCGCGCCGGAGGTGACGCTTCCGATGCGGACGATACTGGCAAATCGGTGGCTCACCACCCCAATCCTGCGAGCTGTACTGAACCGCCGCCCGGCGACCCGGGCCGCAATCCGGACGACGACCGTGCCGACGCGCCTCGACGCCGGGGTGAAGGACAACGTCATTCCGACAGAGGCCCGGGCCGTCGTCAACTTCCGGATTCTGCCGAGCCAGTCGGTCGACGAGGTCGTGGCCCACGTCCGGCGTGTCCTGGACGGGCTGTCCGTCCAGGTGGAGCCGATCCGGTCGACCCCCCCTCCGTCGGTTTCGAAAATCGACACGCCGGCGTTCCGGATGATGCAGCGAACCATCGGGCAGGTCACGGCGGACTCGGTCGTCGTGGCCCCCTACCTCCTCCCCGGGCGCACGGACAGCGGCTACTACGCCGACGACAGTGACGCCGTGTACCGGTTCGTGCCGTATCAGCTCGGCCCGGACGACCGGAGCCGCATCCACGGGGCCAACGAGCGCATTGCGGTCGACGACTACCGGACGGTCGTCCAGTTCTACACGCAGCTTATCCGCAACGCTGATCGCCTCCCGGTGGCGCACACGTCCGGCGCCGAGCCGGACGGCTGA
- a CDS encoding nucleoside recognition domain-containing protein, which produces MLNYIWSGLIIGSLLFALTVDTQELVENRFRNETALPVALDFPDGYAPDARRQPVEIRIDSATYRDVYGVNAAPDPVYAGTLVQTQEGRKVEFDPDADLPEPLATIQSFHATDDNPALRGALQGTSRTTAGVGRTETALQFEPVRFRKLNDIAQAALNFAETAASLALSLIGVLGLMLGLVKIGEEAGLIESLTGIVQPILSPLFPNVPDDHPALANISLNLLANVFGLGNAATPLGIKAMEDLQELNPSDEKASDDMVMLLALNTSSVQLVPPSLLVAIMGLQINQLFFSITLATLCSTVAGILGTLALHRLPYFRATAPHRTADAEDPDE; this is translated from the coding sequence ATGCTCAACTATATCTGGAGTGGGCTCATTATTGGGAGCCTGCTGTTCGCCCTGACCGTCGACACCCAGGAGCTGGTCGAGAACCGGTTCCGGAACGAGACCGCCCTTCCGGTCGCGCTCGACTTCCCCGACGGCTACGCGCCGGACGCGCGTCGTCAGCCGGTCGAGATCCGGATCGACTCGGCCACGTACCGGGACGTGTACGGCGTGAATGCGGCGCCGGACCCGGTCTATGCCGGCACGCTCGTGCAGACCCAGGAGGGCCGAAAGGTTGAATTCGACCCGGACGCCGATCTTCCCGAGCCGCTCGCCACCATTCAGTCGTTCCACGCGACGGACGACAATCCAGCCCTCCGCGGCGCCCTCCAGGGAACGTCCCGGACGACCGCCGGGGTGGGCCGGACCGAGACGGCCCTTCAGTTCGAGCCGGTTCGCTTTCGCAAACTAAACGACATCGCGCAGGCGGCTCTCAACTTTGCGGAGACGGCCGCCTCCCTCGCCCTCAGCCTCATCGGCGTCCTCGGGCTCATGCTGGGCCTCGTAAAGATCGGCGAGGAGGCGGGGCTCATCGAATCCCTCACCGGCATCGTCCAGCCCATCCTGAGTCCCCTCTTCCCCAACGTGCCGGACGATCACCCGGCCCTCGCCAACATCAGCCTCAACCTACTGGCAAACGTGTTCGGGCTGGGCAACGCGGCGACCCCGCTGGGGATCAAGGCCATGGAGGACCTGCAGGAACTGAACCCGTCGGACGAGAAGGCGAGCGACGACATGGTGATGCTGCTGGCGCTCAACACCTCAAGCGTGCAGCTCGTCCCGCCCTCGCTCCTGGTGGCCATCATGGGCCTGCAGATCAACCAGCTCTTCTTCTCCATCACGCTGGCGACCCTCTGCTCGACCGTCGCCGGCATTCTCGGCACCCTAGCCCTCCACCGGCTTCCGTACTTCCGGGCGACGGCCCCGCACCGCACGGCCGACGCCGAGGACCCGGACGAGTAA